In Methanoregula formicica SMSP, the DNA window ATGGTTCCGCGAACATTTCGGAGACCAAGTCACGGCCTCTGCTCTGGCCAAGGGGAAGATCAAGATCGTTGATGAACAACCTACCCTGTACCGGACCCGCGCCGATCTTGAGCGCGTGGCGGCCCGAGAAATCCCTGGCGTGACTCCCGACCTCCTAGAGGCGATGGTACACGATGGACAGATCGTATTGATTGACAAACCATCATTGAAAAAAATGAGATCTCTTATACCCGAAGCAGCAGCAACATATCCCCTGACCCGGCAGAACATCGCCAACATCAAGCGTGATTTCCCGATGTATGCGCAGGAACTCGACGCGATGATTGCCGAGGGAGAAGTATCGATTATCGACGAACAGAAGACATGTGTATCATACATACGTGAAATTCATACCTGTAAACAGTGTAATCGGTCGATTCCAAGCGATGCGAACTATTGTCCATATTGTGCCGAACCGGTGGGGAGCCTTCAAACGAAAAGGAAATCCACATTACCCGTAAAGGATCCCCTGTACCGTACTACCGCAGAGCTGGAAGAGTATCAGAGGGTGTATGGGATCTCCCCGGAGACGATCCAGAGCATGAAGGATCGCGGCCGGTTGGTGGAGATTGATGAACAGATCGGTAATGCAAATATCAAAAACACCAGAAAAAAGAAATAACTCCCAATGGATCTGGCAGACAAGTCGTGTCTTGGAAAGCGCCCCATTCCTTTGAGTACCCTGCGCTTCTGTTGGCGTTTCTCGGTGTCGATCGATGGATTATACCCCCGCGATGAATTAGCCCTCACTCTTATCTCATATTTTTGACGTTACGTCAAGCCCGGGCCGGCAGCAACCAGCCTGATCAACCTGAGAGGACATTTTGTCCTTGCCGGATTTGTCAATCAATCAAACGATAAAAGGAGCGAACGGATCGAAGGTGCACATGTAACATGTGCAGGCATGAGGGTATGACAAACGGATGAGGCCTTGGTCGTTTGTCCGATCCTTTCGCCCGCTGAGGTGAGGTTAATCGCTGTGGTGGGCACTAGGCCCGGTCGCATAATTTGCCGGGCCCTGCAGATCCTGCCGGACCTTCAGAACCGAGACCTGGCAGCGGAAAGTGTAGACAACCGGCGACTGTTATGTCTCATAACCGGAGAGGTAGACATTTTGTCTACCACTTGGGGACGTTACGTCCCCAACCTGGTACGTACCCAATGCCGGGAAGGCCGAGAAAGTTTACCCACTCTATTATGGAGGTTTCCGTGTCAGTCAGCGTTCATCTGTGTTGATGGATGAATGGTTCCGGAATCAATTTAGGCATCTTTATGTTGTTATTAGAATACAACGGATCACATGGGCATCCTGAATTTATTTGTGAAATTATTATCCAGCACCAGTAAATCTGATCCTCGGCAATCACGATCGAGCTCTTTTAATGCCTCCGGGGGTGGACGGATTGATTACAACCAGCTCCTAAAAAATGCCGTTGCGCAATTACCCCCTGAGGCCGTGACAATCCCAAACATTGGAGTTATTGAACCGATCTGTCCTTATTGTCACAAAGCTCTGAAAAAGATGCCAACTCGAAAAACCGCATGCGAATTTTGCGGAAATGCA includes these proteins:
- a CDS encoding zinc ribbon domain-containing protein; amino-acid sequence: MAKRAQNRGDRKSPISKAAHAPVTHADVDYLKRFFPAHKVDAAIKDRDLVLIDKTPLKMIKSPMPASAAAKPPLYRTSADIARYQRDYGISPERIQQMKDDGDLIEIDELLLNNMKSPIPGAAVKAPIPVNPTELAWFREHFGDQVTASALAKGKIKIVDEQPTLYRTRADLERVAAREIPGVTPDLLEAMVHDGQIVLIDKPSLKKMRSLIPEAAATYPLTRQNIANIKRDFPMYAQELDAMIAEGEVSIIDEQKTCVSYIREIHTCKQCNRSIPSDANYCPYCAEPVGSLQTKRKSTLPVKDPLYRTTAELEEYQRVYGISPETIQSMKDRGRLVEIDEQIGNANIKNTRKKK